From Ananas comosus cultivar F153 linkage group 8, ASM154086v1, whole genome shotgun sequence, one genomic window encodes:
- the LOC109714280 gene encoding transcription factor bHLH110-like, protein MHSNKISLPSWINTPPSMWHVGRSNSYSSSSCDDVGVGASASTPTTTLVNAAPNGGRSSLSTDPLSAAAAAVDGLLSEPMEHRLWSQLLLSSGNGGTMHNNHGVGGENFLDLLNSKSLAPELFDPAYESYPKPSKLGNNTYYEFTDTTAAPALNHLEALELSHYNPSMVEPSEIKMTHPSMNLATNWCSTAASPNPRYSGSNLYETHSSLSQARERSGLVLQQHHPSYMEPFNAPIDLNNSLMELNNKLNYSGVAELPWTSNRNFSDFIAFNGCLKKQEVGVKASKHCMMNSSESNERKKQAYEVTSIRGDGRNSGAASVGKKRKSEESSEALLKKPKNESSSAAASLRVQVPKVKMAEKITALQQIVSPFGKTDTASVLQETIVYIKFLHEQVQLLSDPYIKSSSCKDQNLWGVDQRKEKEEAKLELRSRGLCLVPLSCTSQVYRDNNGPDYWTLPYRSCLYR, encoded by the exons ATGCATAGCAACAAAATCTCCCTCCCCTCTTGGATCAACACGCCGCCAAGCATGTGGCACGTCGGGCGATCGAACAGCTACTCATCGTCGTCGTGCGAcgacgtcggcgtcggcgccTCCGCCTCGACGCCTACGACGACGCTCGTCAACGCCGCGCCAAACGGTGGCCGCTCCAGCCTCAGCACCGACCCTCTGTCGGCGGCTGCAGCTGCGGTCGACGGCCTCCTTTCGGAGCCCATGGAGCACCGCTTGTGGAGCCAGCTTCTGCT GAGCTCTGGAAATGGAGGAACCATGCACAACAACCATGGAGTAGGAGGAGAAAACTTCCTTGATCTACTAAATTCCAAAAGCTTAGCACCCGAGCTTTTCGACCCGGCCTATGAAAGTTACCCGAAGCCGTCGAAGCTGGGCAACAACACTTACTATGAGTTCACCGACACTACCGCCGCGCCCGCGCTGAACCACTTAGAAGCTCTCGAGTTAAGCCATTACAATCCGAGCATGGTCGAGCCCTCGGAGATCAAAATGACACATCCATCAATGAATTTGGCCACCAACTGGTGCAGTACAGCTGCTTCTCCGAACCCGCGGTATTCGGGTTCGAATCTATACGAGACTCATAGTTCTCTATCGCAAGCTCGCGAAAGATCGGGACTAGTGCTACAACAACATCACCCTTCGTATATGGAGCCATTCAATGCTCCTATTGATCTCAACAACTCACTCATGGAGCTCAACAACAAACTCAACTACAGTGGAGTAGCAGAGCTACCGTGGACTAGTAATCGAAATTTTTCGGATTTTATAGCTTTTAATGGCTGCTTGAAGAAACAAGAAGTGGGAGTGAAAGCTTCTAAGCATTGTATGATGAACTCCTCAGAAtcaaatgagagaaagaagCAAGCATATGAAGTTACATCA ATAAGGGGAGATGGAAGAAACAGTGGAGCAGCAAGTgtgggaaagaaaagaaaatctgaAGAGAGTTCAGAAGCACTTCTGAAGAAGCCAAAAAATGAGAGCTCAAGTGCTGCTGCATCACTCAGG GTGCAAGTACCAAAAGTCAAAATGGCAGAGAAGATCACAGCACTACAACAAATTGTGTCACCTTTTGGAAAG ACTGATACGGCGTCCGTGCTACAGGAAACAATcgtttatatcaaatttttgcACGAGCAAGTAcag TTACTAAGTGATCCATACATAAAATCAAGTTCCTGCAAG gaTCAAAACTTATGGGGAGTGGatcagagaaaagaaaaggaagaggcAAAGCTTGAGTTGAGGAGTAGAGGGCTTTGCTTGGTTCCACTCTCATGCACTTCTCAAGTATACAGGGATAATAATGGGCCCGATTATTGGACGTTACCTTATCGTAGTTGTCTCTATAGATGA
- the LOC109714567 gene encoding probable adenylate kinase 1, chloroplastic: MAALHRLLRSSAAVAAAARRGLCTVESEPGARFPAGLARRAAAEPPPARRGSEDRSVQWVFLGCPGVGKGTYASRLSQLLGVPHIATGDLVREELASSGPLSRQLAEIVNQGKLVSDEIIINLLSKRLEQGEAKGESGFILDGFPRTVRQAEILDGVTDIDLVINLKLREDVLVEKCLGRRICSQCGGNFNLASIDVKGENGQPGINMAPLLPPAHCMSKLITRADDTEEVVKERLRIYDEKSQPVEEFYRGQGKLLEFDLPGGIPESWPKLLQVLNLEDHDHKQLAAA, translated from the exons ATGGCGGCGCTCCACCGCCTCCtccgatcctccgccgccgtcgccgccgcagcGAGGAGGGGGCTCTGCACCGTGGAGTCGGAGCCCGGCGCGCGCTTCCCGGCGGGGCTGgcgcggcgcgcggcggcggagccgCCCCCGGCGAGGAGGGGGAGCGAGGATCGGAGCGTGCAGTGGGTGTTCTTAGGGTGCCCTGGGGTCGGGAAGGGCACCTACGCGAGCCGCCTCTCCCAGCTCCTCGGCGTCCCCCACATCGCCACGGGCGATCTCGTCCGCGAGGAGCTCGCCTCCTCGGGCCCCCTCTCCCGACAG cttGCTGAAATTGTTAATCAAGGCAAATTGGTATCTGATGAAATTATCATAAATCTGTTATCTAAACGCCTTGAACAAGGAGAAGCAAAGGGTGAATCAGGATTCATTCTTGATGGGTTTCCACGTACTGTGAGACAAGCG GAAATCCTGGACGGAGTGACGGACATAGATCTAGTGATCAATCTAAAGCTGAGGGAAGACGTGTTAGTTGAGAAGTGCCTAGGGAGAAGGATTTGCAGCCAATGTGGGGGGAACTTCAATCTCGCCTCCATCGATGTCAAGGGTGAAAATGGGCAGCCTGGTATAAATATGGCACCTCTCCTGCCTCCTGCGCACTGCATGTCAAAGCTTATTACACGAGCTGATGATACTGAAGAGGTGGTCAAGGAAAGGCTGCGCATATACGATGAGAAG AGCCAGCCCGTTGAGGAGTTCTACCGTGGCCAAGGGAAGCTTCTTGAGTTCGATTTACCTGGGGGAATCCCGGAATCTTGGCCGAAGCTGCTTCAGGTTCTCAACCTAGAAGACCATGATCACAAGCAGCTGGCTGCGGCATGA
- the LOC109713929 gene encoding U-box domain-containing protein 44-like isoform X2 encodes MAELWEGAYDSGSHSNGIYHQNLRMEPMYEAFLCPLTKQIMRDPVTLENGLTFEREAIEKWFKECRDSGRKPICPLTLKELNSTDLNPSIALRNTIEEWTQRNEAAQLDVARGSLTLSSSENDVLQALEYVIDICRKSRSNKHIVRNAELIPLIADVSKHSSRKVRCKALETLRIVAEEDDDNKEAIAAGDTIRTIVKFLPHEQYQEREQAVSLLYELSKSESLCEKIGGVSGAILILVGMSSSKSENLLIVEKAEKTLENLERCEKNVRQMAENGRLQPLLRLLLEGSHKTQLSMAAYLGELVLSNDVKVYVARSAGSTLVDVMKSGNKEAREDALKALNQISSYEISAKILIEAGILPPLVKDLFTVGPHQLPMRLKELAATVLVNIVSSGANFESIPLGPSNQTLVSEDIVHNLLHLISNTGPAIECKLLQVLVGLTSSSTSIKNIVAAIKSSGATISLIQFVEAPQREVRMAAIKLLHNIAPYMGQELADALRVTVGQLSSLVQVIAENNGISEEQAAAAGLLADLPERDSGLTHRLLEERAFDIVISKVVSIRQGETRGSRFVNPFLEGLVRILSRLTYLLDEPDIVSIVREHNLTALFTDLLQMSGLDKVQMVSAMALENLSQQSKHLTKVQVHPQPSFCLSIFPCLSKQPDTSGLCRVHGGLCSVKESFCLLEGRAVEKLVACLDHQNEKVVEASLAALCTLLDDGVNIQEGVMVLYEADGIKPILDVLLESRTEILRRRAVWAVERILRTEEIAYDISGDQNVGTALVEAFRHGDYTTRQTAEQALKHIDKLPNFSGIFTKKGG; translated from the exons ATGGCGGAACTTTGGGAGGGAGCTTATGATTCTGGAAGTCATTCAAATGGAatttatcatcaaaatttaCGCATGGAGCCTATGTACGAGGCATTTCTTTGCCCACTTACAAAACAAATTATGCGCGATCCTGTCACGCTAGAAAATGGGCTAACATTTGAGCGAGAAGCGATTGAGAAGTGGTTTAAAGAATGTAGGGATAGTGGGAGGAAGCCAATCTGTCCATTGACGTTAAAGGAGCTGAATAGCACTGATCTAAACCCTAGTATAGCTCTAAGGAACACTATTGAAGAATGGACCCAGAGAAATGAGGCTGCTCAACTTGACGTAGCACGTGGATCACTGACTCTCTCCAGCTCTGAGAATGATGTTCTACAGGCGTTGGAGTATGTTATAGATATATGTCGAAAAAGCCGATCCAACAAGCATATTGTGCGGAATGCTGAACTGATACCATTGATTGCTGATGTGTCGAAGCATAGCAGTAGGAAAGTTCGATGTAAAGCCCTAGAAACTCTTCGTATTGTAGCTGAAGAGGATGATGACAACAAG GAAGCCATAGCTGCTGGGGATACTATTCGAACAATTGTGAAGTTCTTACCCCATGAGCAGTACCAGGAAAGAGAACAAGCTGTATCTTTGTTGTATGAGCTTTCAAAATCTGAATCTCTTTGCGAGAAGATTGGTGGAGTCAGCGGAGCCATTCTTATTCTTGTTGGGATGTCTAGTAGTAAATCAGAAAACCTTTTAATTGTTGAGAAAGCTGAAAAGACACTGGAGAATCTAGAACGCTGTGAAAAGAATGTTAGACAGATGGCTGAAAATGGTCGACTACAACCCCTTCTTAGATTACTCCTTGAAG GTTCACACAAGACTCAGCTATCCATGGCAGCATATCTTGGGGAGCTCGTTTTGAGCAACGATGTCAAGGTTTATGTGGCCCGATCAGCTGGATCAACATTGGTCGATGTCATGAAGAGTGGAAACAAGGAGGCCAGAGAAGATGCTCTCAAGGCACTTAACCAAATCTCTTCCTACGAAATAAGCGCCAAGATACTGATCGAAGCCGGCATCCTCCCACCACTTGTCAAGGATCTCTTCACTGTCGGTCCCCACCAGCTTCCCATGAGGCTAAAAGAATTAGCTGCAACAGTTCTCGTCAATATTGTTTCATCAGGTGCCAATTTTGAGTCCATCCCACTTGGTCCCAGCAACCAGACCTTGGTCTCGGAAGACATTGTTCACAATCTTCTACATTTAATAAGTAACACTGGTCCTGCAATTGAGTGTAAGCTCCTTCAAGTCCTTGTTGGTCTCACAAGTTCTTCGACCAGTATCAAAAACATAGTTGCCGCTATTAAGAGCTCCGGTGCTACCATTAGTCTGATTCAGTTTGTTGAAGCCCCACAAAGAGAAGTCCGCATGGCTGCTATAAAGCTCCTGCATAATATTGCACCTTACATGGGTCAGGAGTTAGCTGACGCTCTTCGTGTAACTGTTGGCCAGCTAAGTAGTTTAGTTCAAGTCATTGCAGAAAACAATGGTATCTCCGAAGAGCAAGCAGCCGCTGCTGGGCTCTTAGCGGACCTTCCTGAGAGGGACTCAGGCCTCACTCACCGGCTTCTTGAAGAAAGGGCTTTTGATATAGTCATTTCCAAGGTGGTTAGTATTCGCCAAGGGGAGACTCGTGGCAGCCGTTTCGTCAACCCCTTTCTCGAAGGGCTTGTTCGCATTCTTTCGAGGCTCACATATTTGTTGGATGAGCCTGACATTGTTTCGATTGTTCGTGAACACAATCTCACCGCACTTTTCACTGATCTGCTTCAGATGAGTGGGCTTGATAAAGTCCAGATGGTATCTGCCATGGCTTTGGAGAATCTCTCCCAACAGTCGAAGCATTTGACCAAAGTTCAAGTTCACCCACAGCCAAGTTTTTGCTTGTCCATATTTCCATGCCTCAGCAAGCAGCCGGATACATCTGGCTTGTGCAGAGTGCACGGAGGGCTATGCTCAGTGAAGGAGAGCTTCTGTCTCTTGGAAGGGAGAGCAGTGGAGAAGCTGGTAGCTTGCTTAGACCATCAAAATGAGAAGGTGGTCGAGGCTTCGCTAGCGGCACTGTGCACTCTGTTGGATGATGGGGTGAACATTCAGGAAGGCGTGATGGTGTTGTATGAGGCTGATGGGATCAAGCCAATTCTCGATGTGTTGCTCGAGAGCCGAACCGAGATATTGAGGAGGCGAGCAGTGTGGGCGGTGGAAAGGATATTGAGGACGGAGGAGATAGCGTATGATATTTCTGGAGATCAAAATGTGGGGACGGCATTAGTTGAAGCCTTTAGGCATGGGGATTACACGACAAGACAGACTGCCGAGCAAGCACTAAAGCATATAGACAAGTTGCCGAATTTCTCCGGAATTTTCACCAAGAAGGGGGGGTAA
- the LOC109713929 gene encoding U-box domain-containing protein 44-like isoform X1, which produces MLIQFAEEMAELWEGAYDSGSHSNGIYHQNLRMEPMYEAFLCPLTKQIMRDPVTLENGLTFEREAIEKWFKECRDSGRKPICPLTLKELNSTDLNPSIALRNTIEEWTQRNEAAQLDVARGSLTLSSSENDVLQALEYVIDICRKSRSNKHIVRNAELIPLIADVSKHSSRKVRCKALETLRIVAEEDDDNKEAIAAGDTIRTIVKFLPHEQYQEREQAVSLLYELSKSESLCEKIGGVSGAILILVGMSSSKSENLLIVEKAEKTLENLERCEKNVRQMAENGRLQPLLRLLLEGSHKTQLSMAAYLGELVLSNDVKVYVARSAGSTLVDVMKSGNKEAREDALKALNQISSYEISAKILIEAGILPPLVKDLFTVGPHQLPMRLKELAATVLVNIVSSGANFESIPLGPSNQTLVSEDIVHNLLHLISNTGPAIECKLLQVLVGLTSSSTSIKNIVAAIKSSGATISLIQFVEAPQREVRMAAIKLLHNIAPYMGQELADALRVTVGQLSSLVQVIAENNGISEEQAAAAGLLADLPERDSGLTHRLLEERAFDIVISKVVSIRQGETRGSRFVNPFLEGLVRILSRLTYLLDEPDIVSIVREHNLTALFTDLLQMSGLDKVQMVSAMALENLSQQSKHLTKVQVHPQPSFCLSIFPCLSKQPDTSGLCRVHGGLCSVKESFCLLEGRAVEKLVACLDHQNEKVVEASLAALCTLLDDGVNIQEGVMVLYEADGIKPILDVLLESRTEILRRRAVWAVERILRTEEIAYDISGDQNVGTALVEAFRHGDYTTRQTAEQALKHIDKLPNFSGIFTKKGG; this is translated from the exons ATGCTAATTCAG TTTGCTGAAGAGATGGCGGAACTTTGGGAGGGAGCTTATGATTCTGGAAGTCATTCAAATGGAatttatcatcaaaatttaCGCATGGAGCCTATGTACGAGGCATTTCTTTGCCCACTTACAAAACAAATTATGCGCGATCCTGTCACGCTAGAAAATGGGCTAACATTTGAGCGAGAAGCGATTGAGAAGTGGTTTAAAGAATGTAGGGATAGTGGGAGGAAGCCAATCTGTCCATTGACGTTAAAGGAGCTGAATAGCACTGATCTAAACCCTAGTATAGCTCTAAGGAACACTATTGAAGAATGGACCCAGAGAAATGAGGCTGCTCAACTTGACGTAGCACGTGGATCACTGACTCTCTCCAGCTCTGAGAATGATGTTCTACAGGCGTTGGAGTATGTTATAGATATATGTCGAAAAAGCCGATCCAACAAGCATATTGTGCGGAATGCTGAACTGATACCATTGATTGCTGATGTGTCGAAGCATAGCAGTAGGAAAGTTCGATGTAAAGCCCTAGAAACTCTTCGTATTGTAGCTGAAGAGGATGATGACAACAAG GAAGCCATAGCTGCTGGGGATACTATTCGAACAATTGTGAAGTTCTTACCCCATGAGCAGTACCAGGAAAGAGAACAAGCTGTATCTTTGTTGTATGAGCTTTCAAAATCTGAATCTCTTTGCGAGAAGATTGGTGGAGTCAGCGGAGCCATTCTTATTCTTGTTGGGATGTCTAGTAGTAAATCAGAAAACCTTTTAATTGTTGAGAAAGCTGAAAAGACACTGGAGAATCTAGAACGCTGTGAAAAGAATGTTAGACAGATGGCTGAAAATGGTCGACTACAACCCCTTCTTAGATTACTCCTTGAAG GTTCACACAAGACTCAGCTATCCATGGCAGCATATCTTGGGGAGCTCGTTTTGAGCAACGATGTCAAGGTTTATGTGGCCCGATCAGCTGGATCAACATTGGTCGATGTCATGAAGAGTGGAAACAAGGAGGCCAGAGAAGATGCTCTCAAGGCACTTAACCAAATCTCTTCCTACGAAATAAGCGCCAAGATACTGATCGAAGCCGGCATCCTCCCACCACTTGTCAAGGATCTCTTCACTGTCGGTCCCCACCAGCTTCCCATGAGGCTAAAAGAATTAGCTGCAACAGTTCTCGTCAATATTGTTTCATCAGGTGCCAATTTTGAGTCCATCCCACTTGGTCCCAGCAACCAGACCTTGGTCTCGGAAGACATTGTTCACAATCTTCTACATTTAATAAGTAACACTGGTCCTGCAATTGAGTGTAAGCTCCTTCAAGTCCTTGTTGGTCTCACAAGTTCTTCGACCAGTATCAAAAACATAGTTGCCGCTATTAAGAGCTCCGGTGCTACCATTAGTCTGATTCAGTTTGTTGAAGCCCCACAAAGAGAAGTCCGCATGGCTGCTATAAAGCTCCTGCATAATATTGCACCTTACATGGGTCAGGAGTTAGCTGACGCTCTTCGTGTAACTGTTGGCCAGCTAAGTAGTTTAGTTCAAGTCATTGCAGAAAACAATGGTATCTCCGAAGAGCAAGCAGCCGCTGCTGGGCTCTTAGCGGACCTTCCTGAGAGGGACTCAGGCCTCACTCACCGGCTTCTTGAAGAAAGGGCTTTTGATATAGTCATTTCCAAGGTGGTTAGTATTCGCCAAGGGGAGACTCGTGGCAGCCGTTTCGTCAACCCCTTTCTCGAAGGGCTTGTTCGCATTCTTTCGAGGCTCACATATTTGTTGGATGAGCCTGACATTGTTTCGATTGTTCGTGAACACAATCTCACCGCACTTTTCACTGATCTGCTTCAGATGAGTGGGCTTGATAAAGTCCAGATGGTATCTGCCATGGCTTTGGAGAATCTCTCCCAACAGTCGAAGCATTTGACCAAAGTTCAAGTTCACCCACAGCCAAGTTTTTGCTTGTCCATATTTCCATGCCTCAGCAAGCAGCCGGATACATCTGGCTTGTGCAGAGTGCACGGAGGGCTATGCTCAGTGAAGGAGAGCTTCTGTCTCTTGGAAGGGAGAGCAGTGGAGAAGCTGGTAGCTTGCTTAGACCATCAAAATGAGAAGGTGGTCGAGGCTTCGCTAGCGGCACTGTGCACTCTGTTGGATGATGGGGTGAACATTCAGGAAGGCGTGATGGTGTTGTATGAGGCTGATGGGATCAAGCCAATTCTCGATGTGTTGCTCGAGAGCCGAACCGAGATATTGAGGAGGCGAGCAGTGTGGGCGGTGGAAAGGATATTGAGGACGGAGGAGATAGCGTATGATATTTCTGGAGATCAAAATGTGGGGACGGCATTAGTTGAAGCCTTTAGGCATGGGGATTACACGACAAGACAGACTGCCGAGCAAGCACTAAAGCATATAGACAAGTTGCCGAATTTCTCCGGAATTTTCACCAAGAAGGGGGGGTAA